The following are from one region of the Chromobacterium phragmitis genome:
- a CDS encoding GlxA family transcriptional regulator, producing MNACIDLLYLPSCLAGTLFSAVDVLHAANKLWHLRHPRSKTPPFSWRLLNEDGQELPLPIWLPPSPERPPDALFALLVPGLDMDSVPQLKQLLDQSDKALRLIARRHASGDVIATNYNGAALLARAGILNGRNATITWMIAGWFSSSHPQVHLLMDRPVTHDQLIFCSGAPASATELLLELVRHFAGDELAQRCTNGLLYLPARFEQSAQTLPALSTPTRDSVVFKARRWLEQHVAAPYSLNQVAAASAVSSRTLLRHFREVADMTPLDYLHQLRVERAKLLLEVTTLDLAGIMEQCGYDDPSAFRRLFRRQTGLTPTAYRRTFALRASRQRWRAHDAIPQAEAGSGA from the coding sequence ATGAACGCCTGCATAGACCTGCTTTACCTGCCGAGCTGCCTAGCCGGGACACTGTTTTCAGCCGTTGATGTGCTGCATGCGGCCAACAAACTGTGGCATCTGCGCCACCCTCGCAGCAAAACACCGCCGTTCAGCTGGCGGCTGTTGAACGAAGACGGACAGGAACTGCCCTTGCCGATCTGGCTGCCCCCCTCGCCAGAGCGGCCTCCCGATGCGCTTTTCGCGCTGCTGGTGCCGGGTCTGGACATGGACAGCGTGCCGCAGCTCAAGCAATTGCTGGATCAATCAGACAAGGCCCTGCGGCTGATCGCGCGACGGCACGCCTCCGGCGACGTCATCGCCACCAATTACAACGGCGCCGCGTTGTTGGCTCGGGCCGGGATTCTGAACGGCCGCAATGCCACCATCACCTGGATGATCGCCGGCTGGTTCTCCAGCAGCCATCCGCAGGTGCATCTGCTGATGGACCGGCCAGTCACCCATGATCAGCTCATTTTCTGCAGCGGCGCGCCCGCTTCCGCCACCGAACTGCTGCTGGAGCTAGTCCGCCATTTTGCCGGAGACGAATTGGCGCAGCGCTGTACCAATGGCCTGTTGTACCTGCCGGCGCGATTCGAACAATCAGCGCAGACGCTGCCGGCGCTGAGCACGCCTACCCGCGACAGCGTGGTGTTCAAGGCGCGACGCTGGCTGGAACAGCATGTCGCCGCCCCCTACAGCCTGAATCAGGTAGCCGCCGCCTCCGCCGTCAGCAGCCGCACCCTGCTGCGCCATTTCCGCGAAGTGGCGGACATGACGCCGCTGGACTACCTGCACCAGTTGCGGGTGGAGCGCGCCAAGCTGTTGCTGGAGGTCACCACGCTGGATCTGGCCGGCATCATGGAACAATGCGGTTACGATGATCCTAGCGCCTTCCGCCGCCTGTTCCGCCGCCAGACCGGCCTGACGCCCACCGCCTACCGTCGAACCTTCGCGCTGCGGGCATCGCGCCAGCGCTGGCGCGCCCATGACGCGATTCCGCAAGCAGAAGCAGGCTCTGGCGCCTGA
- a CDS encoding ATP phosphoribosyltransferase regulatory subunit, whose product MDAGAEEAILPALWSQDTFVAKAGGSEILEQMWAFPDRKGRACCLIPEATALLQERSREFLNGRREAGFFYIARCYRYERPQAGRYREFTQLGFESLGPDPSAAFERSLTLCRGFLDNLGLRYELDGAAKRGLSYYLGGAGFEMRVPELGAQKQVVGGGAYQEGAGFGIGLERLALALEAQGIQP is encoded by the coding sequence ATTGACGCTGGCGCGGAAGAGGCCATCCTGCCCGCCCTATGGAGCCAGGATACTTTCGTCGCCAAGGCCGGCGGCAGCGAAATATTGGAGCAAATGTGGGCTTTCCCCGACCGCAAGGGCCGCGCCTGCTGCCTGATACCGGAAGCCACCGCGCTGCTCCAGGAAAGAAGCCGGGAGTTTTTGAACGGCAGGCGCGAGGCGGGATTCTTCTACATCGCGCGCTGTTACCGCTACGAGCGGCCGCAAGCCGGCCGCTATCGGGAATTCACCCAACTTGGTTTTGAAAGCCTGGGGCCGGATCCAAGCGCGGCGTTTGAGCGCAGCCTGACGCTGTGCCGCGGCTTTCTGGACAACCTGGGCCTGCGTTACGAGCTGGATGGCGCGGCCAAGCGCGGCCTCAGCTACTATCTGGGTGGAGCAGGCTTTGAAATGCGCGTGCCGGAATTGGGCGCGCAGAAACAGGTAGTCGGCGGCGGCGCCTACCAGGAAGGCGCCGGCTTCGGCATCGGACTGGAAAGGCTGGCGCTGGCGCTGGAAGCGCAAGGCATACAACCTTGA
- a CDS encoding YhdP family protein — translation MKKPSSPLSHIHVLRVLKRSLLVMAVSLFTASALVFAAFSAFTFWLLPNLDQYRPRLEQSLSGALGHRVSIGRLSGRWLDVAPQFELSGVSIANPVSGQALTLSRVTVQPSWTSLWAWEPRLAVRVDGPSVELRRSAAGIIYLNGFDLTSAPSGDNALGNWLLRQPSLEILNARLSWQDERLGLPRLDLQRGQLTLERQLLGHRLQLSGVPAASLGKGFQLGANWRGDDINGWQQWSGSVKVALNGARADIWSRYMRELGVLHRGEGDGTLEISFSDGSVSSLQADVSVRDAAYTPPSSRELALPQLQGKLQLDRQFNGSYKIAASDLTLASATGLAFDKSSIKGQWRPGAKGGGELTLDNVNVGHLTPFIHALGVDANPLFARFSPSGALHEVTVAWQGPVEAPTSFKAKSRFEALGWQPFGDLPGVSGVSGRIEFSEAGGRLALDTGKAEVNYPAVFAQALPFDRLSADVEWSQRDGKLGIDFHKVAFANADLSGELHGGYRHAGSGSGSVDLSASVAQLKAARVAAYLPRHVGEHTAGWLRQGLQDGIARNVKMKLAGDLDQFPFAGGKGGEFLVEADIEKARLLFQPGWPTIDDIDAKLRFRNEGMQVLAQKASTAGVPLRDVSVGIDELGADVPWLKIDGRVDDRLDRMLAYTAKSPVDGWLGGFTGRARATGAAALQLKLEVPLSGNENVKVRGDLDFHGNQLKLGGLPLPELNAVQGRLTFTERGVDSKGLQLKAFGGPFRLAARTGADKRMRFEVAGEADGKAVLRQYLPPLAALAGGHARFEGQFAVRDGLESLALTSSLKGLSLDAPKPFGKAADDSMPLQLQLKPAPARFPGAMRLEFQLAEQMAGQLRLGPDGELQAGALGIGRRAGELPANGLALRLQLPRIDLDEWLPWSARLNGGMAQPQSGMPLLIDIDTPELSAAGFTLHQVSAKMANRGSGGQWGAQLRSREAAGELDYLAEGAGQLHANLSRLALNWPLRAEGSSTPSALKQQLPAMKVHIGELLLRNRSIGQLDMMARRDGSVWRMDPLKLVAPEGTLAGSMLVDEKGEGQVDSHFTLDVSNAGKLMARFGQGDVFRNGQGRLSGQLSWPGGLSDLDAAHLSGQMELDFKSGRFAKVDPGAARLLGALSLQSLPRRIRLDFTDVFSDGFAFDTLQGKASVNDGVFRSDKVEMKSPSAEVNIAGSVDLAKETQALKVKVVPHVAESVALAAGAALLNPVVGIATLAAQKVLQDPVGKILSLEYEVSGSLKDPQVKRVNVGDPVRIKGRKP, via the coding sequence TTGAAAAAGCCCTCGTCGCCGTTGTCCCATATCCACGTCCTGCGCGTGCTCAAGCGCAGCCTGCTGGTGATGGCCGTATCGCTGTTCACGGCCAGCGCGCTGGTGTTCGCCGCGTTTTCCGCCTTCACCTTCTGGCTGCTGCCCAATCTCGATCAATATCGGCCCCGGCTGGAGCAGAGCCTGTCCGGCGCGCTGGGACACCGGGTCAGCATCGGCCGTCTCAGCGGACGTTGGCTGGATGTGGCCCCCCAATTCGAGCTGTCCGGCGTCTCCATCGCCAATCCGGTATCCGGCCAGGCGCTGACGCTCAGCCGGGTCACGGTGCAGCCTTCGTGGACCTCGCTATGGGCCTGGGAGCCGCGCCTGGCGGTGCGGGTGGACGGACCGTCCGTTGAGCTGCGCCGCAGCGCGGCCGGAATCATCTATCTGAATGGCTTCGATCTCACCAGCGCGCCTTCCGGCGACAACGCGCTGGGCAATTGGCTGCTGCGGCAGCCCTCCCTGGAAATCCTGAACGCCAGGCTGAGCTGGCAGGACGAGAGGCTGGGCCTGCCCAGGCTGGATCTGCAGCGCGGGCAATTGACGCTGGAGCGACAGCTGCTGGGCCACCGCTTGCAATTGTCCGGCGTGCCGGCGGCCTCGTTGGGCAAGGGCTTCCAGTTGGGCGCGAACTGGCGCGGCGATGACATCAACGGCTGGCAGCAGTGGTCGGGCTCGGTCAAGGTGGCGCTCAACGGCGCCCGGGCGGACATTTGGTCGCGCTATATGCGGGAGCTGGGCGTGCTGCATAGAGGAGAGGGCGACGGCACGCTGGAGATATCGTTCTCGGACGGCAGCGTCAGCAGCCTGCAAGCCGATGTCAGCGTCCGCGACGCCGCCTACACGCCGCCCAGTTCACGCGAGCTGGCGCTGCCGCAGTTGCAAGGCAAGCTGCAACTGGACCGGCAATTCAACGGCAGTTACAAAATAGCGGCCAGCGACCTGACTCTGGCCAGCGCCACCGGGCTCGCTTTCGACAAGTCGTCGATCAAGGGGCAGTGGCGGCCGGGCGCCAAGGGCGGCGGAGAGTTGACGCTGGACAATGTCAACGTGGGCCATCTCACGCCTTTCATCCATGCGCTGGGCGTGGACGCCAATCCCCTGTTCGCGCGCTTCTCCCCCAGCGGCGCGCTGCACGAGGTGACGGTGGCCTGGCAGGGGCCTGTCGAAGCGCCGACCAGCTTCAAGGCGAAAAGCCGTTTCGAAGCGTTGGGATGGCAACCGTTCGGCGACCTGCCCGGCGTGTCCGGGGTGTCCGGGCGCATCGAGTTCAGCGAAGCCGGTGGCCGGCTGGCGCTGGATACCGGCAAGGCTGAAGTCAATTATCCGGCGGTATTCGCCCAGGCTCTGCCTTTCGACCGTCTGTCCGCCGATGTGGAGTGGTCGCAACGGGATGGAAAACTGGGCATCGATTTTCATAAAGTGGCCTTCGCCAACGCGGACTTGAGCGGCGAATTGCATGGCGGCTATCGCCATGCCGGAAGCGGGTCCGGCAGCGTGGACCTGAGCGCTTCGGTGGCGCAGCTGAAGGCGGCGAGAGTGGCGGCTTACCTGCCGCGTCATGTCGGCGAGCACACCGCCGGCTGGCTGAGGCAGGGTTTGCAGGATGGCATCGCCCGCAATGTGAAAATGAAGCTGGCCGGCGATCTGGATCAGTTTCCCTTCGCCGGCGGCAAAGGCGGCGAATTCCTGGTGGAGGCCGACATCGAGAAGGCCAGGCTGCTGTTCCAGCCCGGCTGGCCGACGATAGACGACATCGACGCCAAGCTTCGCTTCCGCAATGAGGGCATGCAGGTGCTGGCGCAAAAGGCGAGCACCGCGGGCGTGCCCTTGCGCGACGTGTCGGTAGGCATAGACGAGCTGGGGGCCGACGTGCCCTGGCTGAAGATAGACGGCCGGGTGGACGACAGGCTGGATCGCATGCTGGCCTACACGGCCAAGAGCCCGGTGGACGGTTGGCTGGGCGGCTTCACCGGCCGCGCGCGCGCCACCGGGGCGGCTGCCTTGCAGTTGAAGCTGGAGGTGCCGCTGTCCGGCAATGAGAATGTGAAGGTGCGCGGCGATCTGGATTTTCATGGCAACCAGCTGAAATTGGGCGGCTTGCCGTTGCCCGAACTGAACGCGGTGCAGGGGCGCCTGACTTTCACCGAGCGCGGAGTGGACAGCAAGGGATTGCAGTTGAAAGCTTTCGGCGGGCCTTTCCGTCTGGCCGCGCGCACCGGGGCCGACAAGCGCATGCGATTCGAGGTGGCCGGGGAGGCGGACGGCAAGGCCGTCTTGCGGCAATACCTGCCGCCGCTGGCGGCGCTGGCCGGAGGGCATGCCCGTTTCGAAGGGCAGTTCGCGGTGCGCGACGGTCTGGAGAGTTTGGCGTTGACGTCCAGCCTGAAGGGATTGTCGCTGGATGCGCCCAAGCCTTTCGGCAAGGCCGCGGACGATTCGATGCCGCTGCAGCTGCAATTGAAGCCCGCGCCGGCGCGCTTCCCCGGCGCGATGCGGCTGGAGTTTCAGCTGGCCGAACAGATGGCCGGGCAGTTGCGGCTGGGACCGGACGGGGAGTTGCAGGCCGGCGCGTTGGGCATAGGCCGCCGCGCGGGGGAATTGCCGGCGAATGGCCTGGCGTTGAGGCTGCAGTTGCCGCGCATCGATCTGGATGAGTGGCTGCCATGGAGCGCTCGGTTAAATGGAGGCATGGCGCAGCCGCAAAGCGGAATGCCGCTGCTGATAGACATCGACACGCCGGAACTGTCGGCCGCCGGCTTCACGCTGCATCAGGTAAGCGCCAAGATGGCGAACCGCGGCTCGGGCGGGCAGTGGGGCGCGCAATTGCGCTCGCGCGAGGCCGCGGGGGAATTGGATTATTTGGCGGAAGGCGCCGGCCAGCTGCATGCCAACCTGAGCAGGTTGGCCTTGAATTGGCCGCTGCGGGCGGAGGGGAGTTCGACGCCGTCCGCTTTGAAACAGCAACTGCCGGCGATGAAAGTGCATATCGGCGAGTTGTTGTTGCGGAACCGCAGCATCGGCCAGCTGGACATGATGGCGCGCCGCGACGGCAGCGTCTGGCGGATGGACCCGTTGAAACTGGTCGCGCCGGAGGGCACGCTTGCCGGCAGCATGCTGGTGGACGAGAAGGGCGAGGGGCAGGTGGATAGCCATTTCACGTTGGATGTGAGCAATGCGGGCAAGCTGATGGCTCGTTTCGGCCAGGGGGATGTGTTCCGCAACGGCCAGGGGCGCTTGTCCGGCCAACTGAGCTGGCCCGGCGGATTGAGCGATCTGGACGCGGCCCATTTGTCAGGCCAGATGGAGCTGGATTTCAAGAGCGGCCGCTTCGCCAAGGTGGACCCGGGCGCGGCGCGGCTGTTGGGCGCGCTCAGCCTGCAGTCTTTGCCGCGGCGCATTCGTCTGGATTTCACCGACGTCTTCAGCGACGGCTTCGCCTTTGATACCCTGCAAGGCAAGGCCAGCGTGAATGACGGCGTATTCAGGTCGGACAAGGTGGAAATGAAGAGTCCGTCGGCCGAAGTCAACATCGCCGGCAGCGTGGATCTGGCCAAGGAAACCCAGGCGCTGAAAGTGAAAGTGGTGCCCCATGTGGCGGAAAGCGTGGCGCTGGCCGCCGGCGCCGCGCTGCTCAATCCCGTGGTGGGCATCGCCACGCTCGCGGCGCAGAAGGTGCTGCAGGATCCCGTGGGCAAGATATTGTCGCTGGAATACGAAGTGAGCGGATCGTTGAAGGACCCGCAGGTGAAGCGGGTGAATGTCGGCGATCCGGTCAGGATCAAGGGGAGAAAACCATGA
- the tldD gene encoding metalloprotease TldD, whose protein sequence is MQDAFTTADELLLKPYGLDEAALERTLSHMRHHAIDYADLYFQYTRNEGWHLEEGIVKSGSFSIDQGVGVRAVAGDKTAFAYSDAINQDALTRAAEAVRAIGNAGGDGSAGAVEKCKPQSLYPSIDPCHSLEAAAKVALLEKVEKLAKAIDPRVIQVMAGLAMEYDVVYVARHDGVRAADVRPLVRMSVSVIAEQNGRREQGAAGGGGRFDLAYFDDAVVERYVREAVKQALVNLDSRPAPAGQMTVVLGPGWPGVLLHEAIGHGLEGDFNRKGTSAFSGKLGQRVAAPGVTVVDDGVMGGRRGALAIDDEGNATQRTVLIEDGILKGYMQDAMNSRLMQVAPTGNGRRESYASIPMPRMTNTYMLAGQRDPQEIIASVKDGLYAVNFGGGQVDITSGKFVFSASEAWRIENGKLTYPVKGATLIGSGPEVLNYVSMMGNDLALDQGVGVCGKEGQSVPVGVGQPTLRIDGGLTVGGTGG, encoded by the coding sequence ATGCAAGACGCCTTCACCACAGCTGACGAGCTGCTGCTCAAACCCTACGGCCTGGACGAGGCCGCGCTGGAGCGCACCTTGTCCCATATGCGCCATCACGCCATCGATTACGCCGATCTCTACTTCCAGTACACGCGCAACGAGGGCTGGCACCTGGAGGAGGGCATCGTCAAATCCGGCAGCTTCAGCATCGACCAGGGCGTGGGCGTGCGCGCCGTCGCCGGCGACAAGACCGCCTTCGCCTATTCCGACGCCATCAATCAGGACGCGCTGACCCGCGCGGCCGAGGCGGTGCGCGCCATCGGCAACGCCGGCGGCGACGGCAGCGCCGGCGCGGTGGAGAAGTGCAAGCCGCAGTCTTTGTACCCGTCCATCGACCCCTGTCACAGCCTGGAGGCTGCCGCCAAGGTGGCGCTGCTGGAAAAAGTGGAGAAGCTGGCCAAGGCGATCGACCCGCGCGTGATCCAGGTGATGGCCGGGCTCGCCATGGAGTACGACGTGGTCTATGTGGCACGCCATGATGGCGTGCGGGCAGCCGATGTGCGGCCGCTGGTGCGGATGTCGGTGTCGGTGATCGCCGAGCAGAACGGCCGGCGCGAGCAGGGCGCGGCCGGAGGCGGCGGCCGATTTGATCTGGCTTATTTCGATGACGCGGTGGTGGAGCGCTACGTGCGGGAGGCGGTCAAGCAGGCGCTGGTGAACCTGGACTCCCGCCCGGCGCCGGCGGGTCAGATGACCGTGGTGCTGGGTCCGGGCTGGCCTGGCGTGCTGCTGCACGAGGCAATCGGCCACGGGCTGGAAGGCGACTTCAACCGCAAGGGCACTTCGGCGTTTTCCGGCAAACTGGGGCAGCGAGTGGCCGCGCCGGGGGTGACCGTGGTGGATGACGGCGTGATGGGCGGCCGACGCGGCGCGCTGGCGATAGACGACGAGGGCAACGCCACCCAGAGAACGGTGCTGATCGAAGACGGCATCCTCAAGGGCTATATGCAGGACGCGATGAATTCGCGCTTGATGCAGGTGGCGCCCACGGGCAACGGCCGCCGCGAGTCCTATGCCAGCATCCCGATGCCTCGCATGACGAATACCTATATGTTGGCGGGGCAGCGCGATCCGCAGGAAATCATCGCCTCGGTCAAGGATGGCCTGTACGCGGTGAATTTCGGCGGCGGCCAGGTGGACATCACCAGCGGCAAGTTCGTGTTCTCGGCGTCGGAGGCCTGGCGCATCGAGAACGGCAAGCTGACCTACCCGGTCAAGGGAGCCACGCTGATAGGCAGCGGCCCCGAGGTGTTGAACTACGTGTCCATGATGGGCAATGACCTGGCGCTTGACCAGGGCGTGGGCGTATGCGGCAAGGAGGGGCAGAGCGTGCCGGTGGGCGTGGGCCAGCCCACGCTGCGCATAGACGGCGGCCTGACCGTGGGCGGCACCGGCGGCTGA
- a CDS encoding DUF1302 domain-containing protein, with protein sequence MKRIRGCEPLLFMLLAGAGHAGEITVSTLPSGLGEGRQFDLGSWKLEAKGAMAIGNVYRTENPNDMLTGHANAMDTQNDGDLNYRRGDLVSEAWQGYAQGDLRRGDGGMFVSAKAWYDYAMIHRAVPHGHAPNGYAPGAPLNDSQFTLLGRFSGVALSDAYAYGHYLLGDGALTLRLGQQIIPWITPTTILGGIQQVNAMDFNALGRSGTVPEMVNIPTPAFYAKLQATPKLAVDGYYQFKFAPNAYPACGAFYSGSDYAQPGCNALTLNGTLLSKLARRAIVTTDQQSLANPLDHIQRAADDKPYGGEFGFSLSYLFENIGQVGLFYSDQTSMMSFNQMVRTGPGVFLPAAANQGKVAPTGIAGQFRRAYPDHIHMYGVNFRTRLPDGTGIYSELTYRPNQPVAWNGADFLYGVLAGTGPLGYLATTPAGYVARGYDTFGSSQFNLGASKALGRLLGGEARLSAEASLKHLSGLPDAYVMRYGRVGFGQAPSISSPSCSGDALNCARDGFVTANAWGWRAKFEEHYYGALPGLDLMPSLALGYDVKGYSHDGQFMQGRRSALWRLQGEYRKRYQFELLYLKTAGGDYNTLQDRSLSMISAGIKF encoded by the coding sequence ATGAAGCGAATCCGTGGATGCGAGCCCCTGCTGTTCATGTTGTTGGCCGGCGCGGGACATGCCGGAGAAATCACGGTCAGCACGCTGCCTTCCGGATTGGGGGAGGGAAGGCAATTCGATCTGGGATCGTGGAAGTTGGAGGCGAAGGGCGCGATGGCGATCGGCAATGTGTATAGGACCGAGAACCCCAACGATATGCTCACCGGCCACGCCAACGCGATGGATACGCAGAACGACGGCGATCTCAATTACCGGCGCGGAGATCTGGTGTCCGAGGCTTGGCAGGGCTATGCGCAGGGCGACTTGCGCCGCGGTGACGGCGGAATGTTCGTCAGCGCCAAGGCTTGGTATGACTACGCCATGATCCACCGCGCGGTGCCGCACGGCCACGCGCCCAACGGATATGCGCCTGGCGCGCCCTTGAATGACAGCCAATTCACCTTGCTGGGCCGCTTCAGCGGCGTGGCGCTGAGCGACGCCTATGCGTATGGCCATTATCTGCTGGGGGATGGGGCCCTGACGCTGCGGCTAGGGCAACAAATCATTCCCTGGATCACTCCCACCACGATACTGGGCGGCATTCAGCAAGTGAACGCGATGGATTTCAACGCCCTGGGCCGTTCCGGCACGGTTCCGGAAATGGTAAACATTCCAACCCCGGCTTTCTACGCCAAGCTTCAGGCGACGCCGAAACTGGCAGTGGATGGCTACTACCAGTTCAAGTTCGCGCCTAATGCCTATCCCGCCTGCGGAGCGTTTTACTCGGGCAGCGACTACGCCCAGCCCGGCTGCAACGCGCTGACGCTGAATGGCACCTTGCTCAGCAAGCTGGCGCGGCGGGCCATTGTCACCACCGACCAGCAATCGCTTGCCAACCCGCTAGATCATATCCAACGCGCGGCGGACGATAAGCCGTATGGCGGCGAATTCGGCTTCAGCCTCAGTTATCTGTTCGAAAATATTGGTCAAGTGGGCCTGTTCTATTCCGATCAGACCAGCATGATGAGTTTCAACCAGATGGTTCGCACCGGTCCCGGCGTATTTCTGCCCGCTGCTGCCAATCAGGGCAAGGTGGCCCCCACCGGGATCGCAGGCCAATTCCGGCGCGCTTACCCGGACCACATCCATATGTACGGCGTCAATTTCCGAACTCGCTTGCCGGATGGCACGGGGATTTACAGCGAGCTCACCTATCGTCCCAATCAGCCAGTGGCCTGGAACGGCGCCGACTTTCTCTACGGGGTGTTGGCCGGAACGGGGCCGTTGGGCTATCTAGCGACGACCCCGGCGGGCTACGTGGCGCGTGGCTACGATACCTTTGGCAGCAGCCAGTTCAACCTGGGGGCGTCCAAGGCGCTGGGACGGCTGTTGGGCGGCGAAGCCAGGCTATCGGCCGAAGCCAGCCTCAAGCATCTGTCCGGCCTGCCCGATGCCTATGTGATGCGCTACGGCAGGGTAGGCTTCGGGCAGGCGCCATCCATCTCGTCGCCTTCCTGTAGCGGGGATGCATTGAACTGCGCGCGGGATGGTTTCGTCACCGCCAACGCCTGGGGGTGGCGAGCCAAGTTCGAGGAGCATTATTACGGCGCGCTGCCGGGTTTGGATCTGATGCCTTCGCTGGCTCTAGGCTACGACGTGAAAGGTTATTCCCACGACGGCCAGTTCATGCAGGGACGACGCAGCGCGTTGTGGCGGCTGCAGGGGGAGTATCGCAAGCGCTACCAGTTCGAGCTGCTGTATCTGAAAACGGCGGGCGGAGATTACAACACTTTGCAGGACCGAAGCCTGTCGATGATCAGCGCCGGTATCAAGTTTTAG
- a CDS encoding M20 aminoacylase family protein — MSNLPGVIPAIKQHEEQFIAIRHSIHAHPELGFEEVATGKLVAESLRAWGYEVAAGVGGTGVVGQLRCGSGSRRLGIRADMDALPIHEETGLPYASKQPGKMHACGHDGHTAILLAAARHLAETRDFDGTLNLIFQPAEEGQGGAARMMADGLFERFPCDAVFALHNGPTLPVGSFIVQPGVLAASADIVSIKLIGKGGHGGMPHTCVDPIVAMASIILSLQTIVSRNLPPDQPAVVSIGSVQAGSASNVIPDCARLELTVRTYNPAIQQQIESRLRDMVSLQAQSFGVAAEVEWKPVTRVLVNAPEETRIAREVAESMVGPQAILPLPAGAMGGDDFSWMLEQVPGCYVVLGNGVGSKGGCMIHNPGYDFNDEILSLGASYWANLAEKYLR; from the coding sequence ATGTCCAATCTGCCAGGGGTCATTCCCGCCATCAAGCAACATGAGGAGCAGTTCATCGCCATCCGCCACAGCATCCACGCCCACCCCGAACTGGGCTTCGAGGAAGTGGCCACCGGCAAGCTGGTGGCCGAATCGTTGCGGGCCTGGGGTTATGAGGTGGCCGCGGGTGTAGGAGGCACCGGCGTGGTTGGGCAGCTGCGTTGCGGCTCTGGCAGCCGCCGGCTGGGCATCCGCGCCGACATGGACGCACTGCCGATACATGAGGAAACCGGCCTGCCGTACGCCAGCAAGCAACCCGGCAAGATGCACGCCTGCGGGCATGACGGCCATACCGCCATCCTGTTGGCCGCAGCGCGCCATCTGGCCGAAACCCGCGATTTCGACGGCACGCTGAACCTGATTTTCCAGCCGGCGGAAGAGGGACAGGGCGGCGCCGCGCGGATGATGGCAGATGGCTTGTTCGAGCGCTTTCCCTGCGACGCGGTATTCGCATTGCACAACGGCCCCACGCTGCCGGTGGGCAGCTTCATCGTGCAGCCCGGCGTGCTGGCGGCATCGGCAGACATCGTCTCCATCAAGCTGATTGGCAAGGGAGGGCATGGGGGCATGCCGCATACCTGCGTCGATCCCATCGTGGCGATGGCATCCATCATCCTGTCGCTGCAGACCATCGTGTCGCGCAATCTGCCGCCTGACCAGCCGGCAGTGGTTTCCATTGGTTCGGTCCAGGCTGGCAGCGCCAGCAATGTGATTCCCGACTGCGCGCGGCTGGAGCTGACAGTGCGCACCTATAACCCGGCGATCCAGCAACAGATCGAGAGCCGGCTGAGGGATATGGTGAGCCTGCAGGCGCAAAGCTTCGGCGTGGCGGCGGAGGTCGAGTGGAAACCGGTGACCCGGGTGCTGGTCAACGCCCCGGAGGAAACGCGCATCGCGCGCGAGGTGGCCGAATCCATGGTCGGGCCGCAGGCCATCTTGCCGCTGCCGGCTGGGGCGATGGGCGGAGACGATTTTTCCTGGATGCTGGAACAGGTGCCGGGATGCTACGTGGTGCTGGGAAACGGGGTAGGCAGCAAGGGAGGCTGCATGATCCACAATCCCGGCTACGACTTCAATGACGAAATTCTGAGCCTGGGCGCCAGCTACTGGGCGAATCTGGCTGAAAAGTATCTGCGTTAG
- a CDS encoding carbon-nitrogen hydrolase family protein, translating into MKQKFIAASVQMVSGCGVEANLAKADQLLAEASARGASLAVLPEYFCLMGAKETDKVAVREAYGDGPIQQALAGMARRHGLWLLGGTVPLACEEPGKVLNSSLLYNPQGEVAARYDKIHLFGFTGQGESYCESNTIQAGVTPTKADTPLADIAFGICYDLRFPELFRMLAPFDLLILPAAFTATTGEAHWEPLLRARAIENQCYLIASAQGGRHENGRQTHGHSMIIDPWGRILAELPGGEGVITAEIDPELTHSVRDRLPALAHRVIR; encoded by the coding sequence ATGAAGCAGAAGTTCATTGCCGCATCGGTGCAAATGGTGTCAGGTTGCGGCGTGGAGGCCAATCTGGCCAAGGCTGACCAGCTATTGGCTGAAGCCTCGGCGCGGGGCGCGAGCCTGGCCGTGCTGCCCGAGTACTTTTGCCTGATGGGGGCGAAGGAAACCGACAAGGTCGCCGTGCGCGAGGCCTACGGCGACGGCCCCATCCAGCAGGCGCTGGCTGGGATGGCGCGACGCCATGGGCTTTGGCTGCTGGGCGGCACCGTGCCGCTGGCGTGCGAGGAGCCAGGCAAGGTGCTCAACAGCAGCCTGCTCTACAATCCGCAGGGAGAAGTGGCGGCGCGCTATGACAAGATCCACCTGTTTGGCTTTACCGGGCAGGGAGAAAGCTATTGCGAATCCAACACCATCCAGGCGGGCGTGACGCCGACCAAGGCGGACACGCCGCTGGCCGACATCGCTTTCGGCATCTGCTACGACCTGCGTTTCCCCGAGTTGTTCAGGATGCTGGCTCCGTTCGATCTGTTGATCCTGCCGGCGGCGTTCACCGCCACCACAGGCGAAGCGCACTGGGAGCCGTTGCTGCGAGCCCGGGCGATAGAAAATCAGTGTTACCTGATCGCCTCCGCTCAGGGCGGCAGGCATGAAAACGGCCGCCAGACCCATGGCCACTCGATGATCATCGATCCCTGGGGGCGCATCCTCGCCGAACTGCCCGGCGGCGAGGGCGTGATCACCGCCGAGATCGACCCCGAATTGACGCACTCGGTGCGCGACCGCCTGCCGGCGCTGGCGCACCGGGTCATACGCTGA